From Mucilaginibacter rubeus, a single genomic window includes:
- the gndA gene encoding NADP-dependent phosphogluconate dehydrogenase, which yields MSATENKYAFGMIGLGVMGRSLLLNMADHGFAVAGHDKDTGKVDSLNQEAGDREAKGFSDVKEFIQSLTTPRAIMMLVPAGKIVDAVIEELTPLLEKGDILIDGGNSHFTDTNRRVEELEAKGLHFFGMGVSGGEEGARRGPSMMPGGDKDAYAVMKPIFEAIAAKVNGEPCVTYIGPGASGHFVKMVHNGIEYGIMQVIAETYEILKKGLKASNEEIGDLFAKWNEGRLQSFLLDITKDIFKYKAPGTDHLLLDDIKDEAKAKGTGKWTSQVAMDLVTPIPTIDTSVSMRDLSKYKSLREQASTVYNDPIGLNGSKEELLVALEQAFYFTSILTYAQGMHLLTKASEEFNYDLHLGEIAKIWRGGCIIRSEFLNDIYNAYNKDKALPHLLLDSDVAALVKETLPGIRKVLSATIAAGVATPGYASALSYFDAFRSERMPSNLTQAQRDYFGAHTYELIGKEGVFHTQWAPAND from the coding sequence ATGAGCGCAACAGAAAACAAATACGCCTTTGGTATGATAGGCCTGGGTGTTATGGGTCGCAGCCTGCTGCTGAACATGGCCGATCATGGCTTCGCGGTTGCCGGACACGATAAAGATACCGGTAAAGTAGATTCATTAAACCAGGAAGCTGGCGACAGGGAAGCCAAAGGTTTTTCCGATGTTAAAGAGTTTATACAAAGCTTAACCACGCCAAGGGCTATCATGATGCTGGTACCTGCCGGTAAAATTGTTGACGCCGTAATTGAGGAATTAACCCCGTTGTTAGAAAAAGGCGATATCCTGATTGATGGCGGTAACTCGCACTTTACCGATACCAACCGCCGTGTTGAAGAATTGGAAGCTAAAGGCCTTCATTTCTTTGGTATGGGTGTATCTGGTGGTGAAGAGGGTGCCCGCCGCGGCCCGAGCATGATGCCGGGTGGCGATAAGGATGCTTATGCTGTAATGAAACCTATTTTTGAAGCCATTGCCGCTAAAGTTAATGGCGAGCCTTGCGTTACCTACATTGGCCCTGGCGCGTCAGGTCACTTTGTTAAAATGGTGCACAACGGTATCGAATACGGTATCATGCAGGTAATTGCCGAAACTTACGAGATCCTGAAAAAAGGATTAAAAGCAAGCAACGAAGAAATTGGCGATCTGTTTGCTAAATGGAACGAAGGTCGTTTACAATCATTCCTGTTAGATATTACTAAAGATATTTTCAAATACAAAGCTCCGGGTACCGATCATTTATTGTTGGATGATATTAAGGACGAAGCAAAGGCTAAAGGTACCGGTAAATGGACATCGCAGGTGGCTATGGACCTGGTAACCCCTATCCCAACCATCGATACTTCAGTATCAATGCGCGACCTTTCTAAATACAAATCGTTACGTGAACAAGCTTCAACCGTTTACAACGATCCAATAGGGCTTAACGGCAGCAAAGAAGAGTTATTGGTTGCTTTAGAGCAGGCTTTCTACTTTACCAGCATCCTTACTTATGCACAAGGTATGCACCTGCTTACTAAAGCGTCAGAAGAATTTAACTACGACCTTCACCTTGGCGAAATCGCAAAGATCTGGAGAGGCGGCTGTATCATCCGTTCAGAATTCCTGAATGATATTTACAACGCGTATAATAAAGATAAAGCATTGCCGCACCTGTTGCTTGACAGTGATGTAGCGGCACTTGTTAAAGAAACTTTACCGGGCATCAGGAAAGTATTATCGGCTACAATTGCTGCCGGTGTTGCTACTCCGGGTTATGCTTCGGCATTAAGTTACTTTGATGCTTTCCGCAGCGAAAGGATGCCTTCAAACCTTACCCAGGCCCAGCGTGATTATTTTGGCGCGCACACTTATGAGCTTATCGGTAAAGAAGGCGTTTTCCATACACAATGGGCTCCGGCAAACGATTAA
- the zwf gene encoding glucose-6-phosphate dehydrogenase, producing MSTTAKSEPTIFIIFGGTGDLNARKIAPALYNLFLDGWMPKQFSIIGTGRTKLTDEQFRENLHRDINQFSRSGKTDDKQWAEFVKNVYYQVSDANDFETYKEFGKRIEKHNAEWKTKANVLFYLAVAPNFFPIIATNISKAKLAEDKKRVRIIIEKPFGHDLETAKDLNALLKSIFDECQIYRIDHYLGKETVQNIMAFRFANSIMEPLWNRNYIEHVQISVTEQLGVEERGDYYDGSGAMRDMIQNHLLQLLCHIAMEPPVSFSADEVRDRKVDVLKAMRKFTAEDVRNSTVRGQYGSGWMKGREVPGYREEPKVDKESNTETFAAIKFFIDNWRWQGVPFYLRTGKRLHQSSSVITIQFKDVPHQIFPAEATESWQQNRLIISIQPEMSIRLQVQAKRPGIDMVLNAVDMVFDYKGTYTNQAPEAYETLILDTMMGDQTLFMRGDQVEAAWELVMPILNTWQSKKSLNFPNYSADSWGPEAAEALIARDGYNWFTLPVNGKK from the coding sequence ATGAGCACAACAGCTAAATCAGAACCTACCATATTTATCATTTTTGGTGGTACAGGCGATTTAAATGCACGTAAAATTGCACCGGCTCTATACAACCTGTTTTTGGACGGTTGGATGCCTAAGCAATTTTCTATTATAGGTACTGGTCGTACCAAACTTACCGACGAGCAATTCAGGGAGAACCTGCACAGGGATATCAACCAGTTTTCGCGCAGCGGTAAAACCGACGATAAACAATGGGCGGAGTTTGTAAAAAACGTTTACTACCAGGTATCTGACGCTAACGATTTTGAAACATACAAAGAGTTTGGCAAACGCATTGAAAAACACAACGCTGAGTGGAAAACCAAGGCAAACGTGTTATTCTATCTTGCAGTAGCACCTAATTTCTTCCCTATCATCGCGACGAACATATCAAAAGCTAAACTGGCTGAAGATAAAAAACGCGTAAGGATCATCATTGAGAAACCGTTTGGTCATGACCTGGAAACAGCGAAAGACCTGAACGCATTGTTAAAAAGCATTTTTGACGAGTGCCAGATCTATCGTATTGACCATTACCTGGGCAAAGAAACCGTTCAGAATATTATGGCCTTCCGTTTTGCCAACTCCATTATGGAGCCGCTTTGGAACCGTAATTATATCGAGCACGTACAGATCTCGGTTACTGAGCAATTGGGCGTTGAAGAACGCGGCGATTATTACGATGGCTCAGGTGCTATGAGGGATATGATCCAAAACCACTTGTTGCAGTTACTTTGTCACATCGCAATGGAGCCACCGGTAAGCTTCAGCGCCGATGAGGTACGTGACCGTAAAGTTGACGTGCTGAAAGCCATGCGCAAATTTACAGCCGAAGACGTTCGTAATTCGACTGTTAGAGGCCAGTATGGCAGCGGATGGATGAAAGGCCGCGAAGTGCCCGGCTACCGTGAAGAACCAAAAGTTGACAAAGAGTCAAATACTGAAACTTTTGCGGCTATTAAGTTTTTCATCGATAACTGGCGCTGGCAAGGTGTTCCTTTCTACCTGCGTACAGGTAAAAGGCTGCACCAGTCATCATCGGTTATTACCATCCAGTTTAAGGATGTTCCGCACCAGATTTTCCCTGCCGAAGCAACAGAAAGCTGGCAGCAAAACAGGCTTATCATCAGCATACAGCCAGAGATGAGTATCCGTTTACAGGTTCAGGCTAAACGCCCTGGTATTGATATGGTATTAAACGCTGTTGATATGGTGTTTGACTATAAAGGTACTTATACCAACCAGGCTCCTGAAGCTTACGAAACGCTGATATTGGATACCATGATGGGCGATCAGACTTTGTTTATGCGTGGCGACCAGGTGGAAGCTGCATGGGAACTGGTAATGCCTATCCTGAATACATGGCAAAGCAAAAAGAGCCTGAATTTCCCTAATTATTCTGCCGATTCATGGGGCCCAGAAGCTGCTGAAGCTTTAATTGCCCGCGATGGCTATAATTGGTTCACCTTACCTGTAAACGGTAAAAAATAA
- the pgl gene encoding 6-phosphogluconolactonase, whose product MTLNIYNTEDEVLTGLADHFVTLATEAINKNGKFSVALSGGSSPKKLYELLASTTYADQVNWEKVFFFFGDERNVPHDHKDSNYLMAKKALFEPLMISPAQIFPVETSFGPAEAAAKYWEVISAFFDDDEASFDLVLLGLGDNSHTASLFPYTPVLHDRVPGVKEVWLEDQQVWRITLNAPLINDAAQIAFLVYGAGKAEAVKHILEDDEDIELYPAQLIDSISGEVEWFVDEPAAAALESKE is encoded by the coding sequence ATGACACTGAATATCTATAACACGGAAGATGAAGTATTAACCGGGCTGGCCGATCATTTTGTTACCCTGGCTACGGAAGCTATCAACAAAAACGGCAAGTTCAGTGTGGCGCTTTCGGGCGGCAGCTCACCTAAAAAGCTATATGAACTGCTGGCTTCAACAACCTATGCCGACCAGGTAAACTGGGAAAAGGTTTTCTTCTTTTTTGGAGATGAGCGCAACGTGCCCCATGATCATAAAGACAGCAATTACCTGATGGCTAAAAAGGCCTTGTTTGAGCCATTGATGATAAGCCCGGCACAAATTTTCCCGGTTGAAACATCATTTGGACCTGCCGAGGCAGCCGCTAAATACTGGGAAGTGATCTCTGCGTTTTTTGACGATGATGAAGCAAGTTTTGACCTGGTATTATTAGGTCTGGGCGATAATTCACATACAGCATCACTATTCCCGTATACACCTGTATTGCATGATCGTGTGCCCGGTGTGAAAGAAGTATGGCTGGAAGATCAGCAGGTATGGCGCATTACCCTTAACGCACCGCTTATTAATGACGCAGCCCAAATAGCGTTTTTAGTTTACGGAGCAGGTAAAGCCGAAGCTGTAAAACACATACTGGAAGATGACGAGGATATTGAACTGTATCCAGCTCAGCTTATTGATTCGATATCTGGCGAGGTAGAGTGGTTTGTTGATGAACCGGCTGCCGCGGCATTGGAAAGTAAAGAGTAA